Genomic DNA from Streptomyces venezuelae:
AGAGCGTGGGGTTACGTTCCCGAGTGCGGGCGGGCCTGAATGCGGTCCAGCGCGTGCTGGATGACCGCCTGCGCCGCGGGGTCGATCGTACGGTCGTCGGGCCACGCCAGATACAGCCGGCCGTGCATGTCCGGATCGGCGAACGGGACGAGCCGCAGCTCCTCGTCGGTCGGCCGCACCGCGCCCCGCGGCAGGATCGCCACGCCGAACCCGCGCGCGGCCATGTCCACCAGGACCTGCGGATCGCTCGCCGAGAACGCGATGGGCGCGTCGATGCCGGCCATGGCGAGGGAGGCGTCGAGCTGACGCCGGGTACCGCTGTCGCTCGGCAGCGAGAGCAACTGCCGGGACGCGAGCTCCTTGAGCAGCACGGATTCCCGCTCCGCGTACTCGTCGTCCGCGCGCAGCACCGCGACGAGCGGGTCGGCCAGGATGACCTCCGTGCGCAGGAACGACGGGGGCTCGCCGGCCAACCCGAGGAAGGCCATGTCGAGTTCACCGTCCTTCAGCGCGTCGACGAGGTCGTCGGTGCTGCCCTGGCGCAGCGCGACCTCCACGGTGGGGTGCTCCGCCTGGAACTCCGCGAGCATGCCGGGCACGTCCAGGGTCGCGACCACCGTCACCATGCCGACGTTCACCTGGCCCCGCAGCAGGCCCGCCACCTGGTCGACCGCGAGTCTGGCGTCGCGGATCGCGGCGAGCGCGGCCTTGGCGTAGGGGAGCAGGGCCTCGCCGACCGCGGTGGGGCGGACCGTGCGTCCGGACCGGTCGAGCAGTTCGTACCCGAGTTCCCGTTCGAGCCTGCGGATCTGCGCGCTCACTCCCGGCTGCGTCACATGCAACCTGGCCGCCGCTCTGGTGAAGTTGCCGTCCTCGACGACAGCGACGAAGTACTCGAGTTGGCGTATCTCCATAACTGACCGATCTAGGCTTCAGTACGAACAGATATTGGACGCCCGGTAAACGCCGGGACAATACTGACGGGGTCGCTCGATCAGTGTCCGCTCGACCGAGTGGGGCGCGGGAAAGGGCGACCAATCAACGGCCGGGCAGCGGCCTTTCTTCACGGGGATACTCGAGGTTTTCCGAGTCATGCATGCTGAGTTTTTTCGGCGTGCCAAAATTTTCTGAGGAATTTTACAGCAGTGCCGTCGTGCTGTGAAGAGTTCGTCCGCGCCGAACGGGCCACCGTACGTCCATCGAGGGGAGCCATCCATGGGAACCACGGGAGTTGGAGGCGCCGATTCCGGCGGCGCGGTCATCTGGGTGACCGGGCTTGCCGAGGCCGGCAAGACGACGGTCGCCCGTGAACTGGTCCGTCAACTGAACCAGCGCGGACACCAGCCGATTCTGCTCGACGGCAATGAGGTGCGGACGGCATTGTCCATGATGACCTCCGGATTCGACCGCGAAAGCCGGATAAAGACGTCCATGACCTATGCGCGCCTCTCGCAGCTGCTCGCGGAGCAGGGGCACCTCGTGGTCGTCGCGACCATCTCGCTGTTCCACGAGGTGCAGCGGCACAACCGGGAGAACCAGCCCGACTACTTCGAGGTGCTGCTCGACGTGCCCGTCGAGGAACTCAAGCGACGCGACAGCAAGGGCGTCTACAGCGGGAACGACGAGAAAGACGTGGTCGGAATCGGTCAGTCCGCCGAGTTCCCGACCGACCCGGATCTCGTCGTCACCAACTACGGAGACGTCGACCCGAAGGCCGCGGCCACGATGATTCGCCTCGCGCACGAGGATCGTTTGTCGGCGCGGGTGGCCTAGCGGAGCGTATTCGCGTCGCTTATTCGTGGCGCTCGGGCTTTCCCTGCGTAATTCAGATCTCAGTGTTTCATCGAAACGTTTCATTGAAGCGTTTCAGTGGGGCGTTCCATTGAATCTTTTCGGTAACTCATAAGGAGCTGTGCCGCATGACGACGTCGACCACCAAGCTCAAGCACGGAGACTTCACCGACCTGGCGAAGGACTACTCGAAGTACCGCGAGGGGTACGCGACTTCGGTGCGGGACGCGCTCATCGGACTCGTGGGCCGCCCGGCCGCCGAGCTCGACGCCGTCGACGTCGGCGCCGGCACCGGTCTGTGGACCCGCATCGTCGCGGACGGCGGATTCCGTTCGGTCACCGCCGTCGAGCCGAACGACAACATGCGGGCCGAAGGCATCTCGGACTCCAAGGGCTACTCGATCTCCTGGCGTGCCGGAAAGGGCGAGGAGACGGGGCTCGACGACAACTCGGCCGACCTGATCAGCATGGCGTCCTCCTTCCACTGGGTGGACTTCGAGGTGGGCACCGCCGAGTTCTGCCGCGTCCTGCGGCCCGGCGGCTGGTTCGTCGCGCTCTACAACCCGCGGCTGATCGAGGTCAATCCGGTCCTCGTGGACATCGAGAACGAGCTCAAGCGCCTGATGGGCGAGCGCAAGCGGATCACCTCGGCCCACCCGCAGATGATCAAGGAGCTGTCGGACAAGTTCAACGCCAGCCCGCGCTTCGACGACGTCGTCGTCCTGGAGGGCCGGCACTCCGTCGAGCAGACCGTCGACCACTACATCGGCCTGTGGCAGTCGGTGAACGACGTGCGGGTCCAGCTCGGCGACGCCAAGTTCGAGCAGTTCCTCGACTACATCCGCGAGCGCCTCGCGGACGCGGACAAGCTCGAGGTCACCTACCTGACCAGGGCGGTCGCGGCCCGCGCCAAGAAGTGACCGGCGAGCGACAGGACTGACGAGAGACAGGACTTCTGACATGACCGAGGACTCCGCCCGGGAACTGCGCCCGGACGAGCTGGCGCGGCGCAGCGCGCGCCTGCTGGGCGAGGACGACATCGTCGTGGCCGGTGACCCGGGTTCCGGGCAGGCGCTCGTGGCCAACATCGTGTTCGAGCTCGGCTTCGACTACCTCGACCCGTATGTCGAGTCGCCCAACGAGGCGGACGGCGCGTCGCAGTCGGTGGAGAGCCGTCTCGACTACTACCGGCAGCGTCTCGCGGCCACGTCCGAGAAGAGCCAGGCCGCTCTGGACCGGGCGGCGAGCGGCGCCGTCGCCAAGAGGTTCATCAAGACGCACTTCTACCCCGAGGTGTTCGCCGAGTCCTCGGTGAACTCCGCGATCCTGGTGGTGCGGGACCCGCGCGACACCATCTACTCGTCGTACAAGTGGTTCTCGTCCTTCGGCGGCTCCTGGATACCGGACGCCGCGGACATGATCGGGAAGCTCACCTACCCCGACTTCCTCGACCGCGTCAGGCTCGGGGACGGGGAGCCCTCGATCCCCGGCTGGGCCCGCTTCTACCGGAGCTGGCTGGAGGCGGCGCCGGACTTCTCGAAGTTCGCCGTCGTACGGTTCGAGGACCTGAAGTCCCACCCCGTGGGCGCCATCACCGCGATGCTGGCGGCGCTGGGGCTCGCGGTGCCGCCGGAGGTCGTCGAGCAGGCCGCCGAACGCAGCTCGTTCAAGGCGATGCGGGCCCGTGAGGACGCGGCGTCCGCGGGCGAGGACGACACCACGAAGAACGCGCGCATCATGCGGCGCGGTCAGGTGGGCGAGTGGCGCGAGTGGATCGGGGAGGGCGACCTGGCGGAACGCTTCGCCCACCCGGGTCTGGTCGCCACGGCGGCGCGGTTCGGGTACGACGCGACGCCGACGAAGTAGCCGCGTACGCGCGAGCAGTGGAGAGGGCCGGGTCATCCGTCACGTGACCCGGCCCTCCGCCGCTCTGCTGTCCGGCGCGGGAGAGGCAGCCTCCGCGGTTATGACGGCCACCGGGTGGGGAGCGATCGACCATGGTCGAGAAAGTGCTGACAGCTGAGGAGGTCGCCGCCCGGCACGGGCTGCGGCCGCTGCCGGTGGAGGGCGGACTGTACCGGCGGACCTGGGCGGGACCACCCGACGCGTCCGGGCGCCCCGCGGGCTCGGCGATCATCGTGCTCCTGACGACCGCCCCCGGCGACTTCTCCGCCCTGCACCGCCTGCCGACCGACGAGGTCTGGCACTTCTACGAGGGCGACGCACTGGAGTTGCTCCTCCTCGCCCCCGACGGCAGCGACCGCACGGCCGTCCTGGGGCCCGGGGGCGCCGTGCAGCTGGTCGTCCCCGCGGGCACGTGGATGGGCGCGCACGTCCCGGTCGGCGGCGGGCCGCACGGCTGGGCGCTGTTCGGGACGACCATGGCACCCGGTTTCGTCGAGGAGGATTACGAGGGCGGGGACGCGGAGGAGCTGAGTGCGCGGTATCCGGGGCGGGCCGGGCTCATCCGGCGGCTGTGCCGGGCGGGGGAGC
This window encodes:
- a CDS encoding class I SAM-dependent methyltransferase — encoded protein: MTTSTTKLKHGDFTDLAKDYSKYREGYATSVRDALIGLVGRPAAELDAVDVGAGTGLWTRIVADGGFRSVTAVEPNDNMRAEGISDSKGYSISWRAGKGEETGLDDNSADLISMASSFHWVDFEVGTAEFCRVLRPGGWFVALYNPRLIEVNPVLVDIENELKRLMGERKRITSAHPQMIKELSDKFNASPRFDDVVVLEGRHSVEQTVDHYIGLWQSVNDVRVQLGDAKFEQFLDYIRERLADADKLEVTYLTRAVAARAKK
- a CDS encoding LysR family transcriptional regulator; this encodes MEIRQLEYFVAVVEDGNFTRAAARLHVTQPGVSAQIRRLERELGYELLDRSGRTVRPTAVGEALLPYAKAALAAIRDARLAVDQVAGLLRGQVNVGMVTVVATLDVPGMLAEFQAEHPTVEVALRQGSTDDLVDALKDGELDMAFLGLAGEPPSFLRTEVILADPLVAVLRADDEYAERESVLLKELASRQLLSLPSDSGTRRQLDASLAMAGIDAPIAFSASDPQVLVDMAARGFGVAILPRGAVRPTDEELRLVPFADPDMHGRLYLAWPDDRTIDPAAQAVIQHALDRIQARPHSGT
- a CDS encoding cupin domain-containing protein codes for the protein MVEKVLTAEEVAARHGLRPLPVEGGLYRRTWAGPPDASGRPAGSAIIVLLTTAPGDFSALHRLPTDEVWHFYEGDALELLLLAPDGSDRTAVLGPGGAVQLVVPAGTWMGAHVPVGGGPHGWALFGTTMAPGFVEEDYEGGDAEELSARYPGRAGLIRRLCRAGEPLRMTSGDDKEGAGRGE
- a CDS encoding sulfotransferase domain-containing protein, giving the protein MTEDSARELRPDELARRSARLLGEDDIVVAGDPGSGQALVANIVFELGFDYLDPYVESPNEADGASQSVESRLDYYRQRLAATSEKSQAALDRAASGAVAKRFIKTHFYPEVFAESSVNSAILVVRDPRDTIYSSYKWFSSFGGSWIPDAADMIGKLTYPDFLDRVRLGDGEPSIPGWARFYRSWLEAAPDFSKFAVVRFEDLKSHPVGAITAMLAALGLAVPPEVVEQAAERSSFKAMRAREDAASAGEDDTTKNARIMRRGQVGEWREWIGEGDLAERFAHPGLVATAARFGYDATPTK
- a CDS encoding adenylyl-sulfate kinase → MGTTGVGGADSGGAVIWVTGLAEAGKTTVARELVRQLNQRGHQPILLDGNEVRTALSMMTSGFDRESRIKTSMTYARLSQLLAEQGHLVVVATISLFHEVQRHNRENQPDYFEVLLDVPVEELKRRDSKGVYSGNDEKDVVGIGQSAEFPTDPDLVVTNYGDVDPKAAATMIRLAHEDRLSARVA